One genomic segment of Borrelia miyamotoi includes these proteins:
- a CDS encoding queuosine precursor transporter, with protein sequence MSNEILWCTLLICIYSILIIIYKLFGRKGLFAWVTSSVIIANIQVLKQITIFGFNATLGNIIYASSYVATDILSELYGREISKKAIYIGFISFISFAFITNIQLYFSTNNSDIYLKSLESIFSSIPILLLASIIAYIMSQLNDIYLYDLIKNKFPKFLFIRSNGSTLVSELMDTIIFVNIATYFNVFPQEAYLDIVISTYIIKGLAGILGTPFIYIAKYISQNKKI encoded by the coding sequence TTGAGCAACGAAATTTTATGGTGCACTTTGTTAATCTGTATCTATTCAATTTTAATCATAATATACAAGCTTTTTGGGCGAAAAGGATTATTCGCATGGGTAACATCATCTGTAATTATTGCAAACATTCAAGTTTTAAAGCAAATAACAATATTTGGATTTAATGCCACTCTTGGCAATATTATTTACGCATCATCATATGTTGCAACAGATATTTTATCAGAACTTTACGGTCGAGAAATCTCAAAAAAAGCAATATATATTGGATTCATTAGCTTCATATCTTTTGCATTCATTACCAATATTCAACTTTATTTTTCAACAAATAATTCGGATATATATCTAAAAAGCTTAGAGAGCATTTTCTCTTCAATTCCAATTTTATTGCTTGCATCAATTATCGCATACATAATGTCTCAACTAAATGATATATACTTATACGATCTTATTAAAAATAAATTCCCAAAATTCCTATTCATAAGAAGTAATGGTTCAACACTTGTAAGTGAGCTAATGGATACAATAATTTTTGTAAATATTGCAACATATTTCAATGTATTTCCACAAGAAGCTTATTTAGATATAGTAATTTCTACATACATCATTAAAGGACTTGCTGGAATTCTAGGAACTCCATTCATCTACATTGCAAAATATATATCCCAAAACAAAAAAATTTAG
- a CDS encoding ribonuclease HII: MICGIDEVGRGCIFGPVLSAAVIFKGKPNFLNELDDSKKLKKAKREYLSSLILENSYYAFAEVSNEIIDKINIHHASLLAMQTAYEKLSIECNLILVDGKFIPKIKAKKIQAIIKGDSIINEIKAASIIAKVKRDKLMDEYDKLYPLYALKKNKGYPTKEHKDAIKKYGILSLHRKSFQLI; this comes from the coding sequence ATGATTTGTGGAATTGATGAAGTTGGACGAGGTTGCATATTTGGACCTGTTCTAAGTGCAGCTGTCATTTTCAAAGGGAAACCAAATTTCTTAAATGAACTAGATGACTCAAAAAAGCTTAAGAAAGCAAAAAGAGAATACCTATCATCATTAATACTTGAAAACTCATATTACGCATTTGCAGAAGTTTCTAACGAAATCATTGATAAAATTAACATTCATCATGCCTCACTTCTTGCAATGCAAACTGCATATGAAAAGTTAAGCATAGAATGTAATTTAATACTTGTAGACGGAAAATTTATTCCAAAAATAAAAGCTAAAAAAATCCAAGCAATAATTAAAGGAGATTCCATAATTAATGAGATAAAAGCAGCATCAATTATTGCAAAAGTCAAAAGAGATAAATTGATGGATGAATACGATAAACTTTATCCCCTATATGCACTTAAAAAAAACAAAGGATATCCAACAAAAGAACATAAAGATGCTATAAAAAAATATGGAATCTTAAGCCTTCATAGAAAGAGTTTTCAACTCATTTAA
- a CDS encoding DUF3276 family protein, with the protein MGERGEVYSDKLFTNSDRTYFFNVKENRKGDYFLNIVESKRNMNGDFERHSVFVYEENIEEFESNLLRAISVIKKKISQNSVSRKEYHNDFDRHNENVKGDNLNFDRNDLLSGKPRDRDN; encoded by the coding sequence ATGGGCGAAAGAGGGGAAGTGTATTCTGATAAATTATTTACAAATTCTGATAGAACTTATTTTTTTAATGTTAAAGAAAATAGGAAAGGGGATTATTTTTTAAATATTGTAGAGAGTAAGAGGAATATGAATGGAGATTTTGAAAGACATTCAGTTTTTGTTTATGAAGAAAATATTGAGGAGTTTGAATCAAATTTATTAAGGGCAATTTCTGTTATTAAGAAAAAAATTTCTCAAAATTCAGTTTCAAGAAAAGAATATCATAATGATTTTGATCGTCATAATGAAAATGTTAAAGGCGACAATCTTAATTTTGACAGGAATGATCTTTTATCAGGAAAACCTAGAGATAGAGATAATTAA